From a region of the Candidatus Rhabdochlamydia porcellionis genome:
- a CDS encoding N-acetylmuramoyl-L-alanine amidase family protein, with translation MKRFRFICWKICIGFIFSFLFLPNDSDATVAGYIKPLVVLDAGHGGKDSGASFGNFLEKRVNIITALLAKRHLEGLGYRVIMTRSKDIFIPLVRRVEIASQVKADIFVSIHFNSSKNKQAEGIEVYYYSLKPLPRNRASQQLANCVLTRLIDQTEANSRGVKAGNFHVIRETTMPAVLIEGGFITNIQERQKIRQRTYLDQIALGVAQGIDNYFKMNKCPRRELNARPAA, from the coding sequence ATGAAAAGATTTAGGTTTATATGCTGGAAGATTTGTATAGGGTTTATTTTCTCTTTTTTATTTTTACCTAATGACTCCGATGCAACAGTAGCAGGATATATAAAACCTCTTGTTGTATTAGATGCCGGGCATGGTGGGAAAGACAGTGGAGCCAGCTTTGGCAACTTTTTAGAGAAGAGGGTGAATATCATTACCGCTTTACTGGCAAAAAGACATTTGGAAGGCTTGGGTTACCGTGTAATAATGACTCGTTCTAAAGATATTTTTATTCCTTTAGTTCGGCGTGTTGAAATTGCAAGCCAGGTTAAAGCAGATATTTTTGTAAGTATCCATTTTAACTCTTCGAAAAATAAACAGGCAGAAGGAATAGAGGTTTATTATTATTCGTTAAAACCTCTTCCTCGTAATAGAGCTTCTCAGCAGCTTGCTAATTGTGTTCTAACTAGGTTAATCGATCAAACAGAAGCTAATTCGAGAGGGGTTAAAGCGGGTAATTTTCATGTCATTCGCGAAACCACTATGCCAGCTGTACTTATTGAAGGAGGCTTTATTACCAACATCCAAGAAAGACAAAAAATAAGACAAAGGACATATCTTGATCAAATCGCCTTGGGAGTTGCACAAGGGATAGATAACTATTTTAAGATGAATAAATGTCCTCGGCGCGAGTTGAACGCACGACCTGCCGCTTAG
- a CDS encoding phospholipase D-like domain-containing protein, translated as MFINNINNSSDSSTNQKETNKQQPFLAYKTCLFVLKALFLAPVFKFIFSIKIIPAGSLGIFSGSASCIYIQQFFSNSASTISSLYRGRKTIFPGLSKKLMQSIRQPIAQNQFSSCNAIACQNTIESFEWKKTLIQAADQNIVLSGNYCGGKAFDELLSMIKDQLEKKSQLKVVILSSDKFIDSSNREKINHLMIAYSDRFQLIESSDIWTIGEKAKLSTNHSKILSIDYGKYFILGGSGIEDKYAYDNGLTNKKTFFSPHKAGLLHKILPRSFRDQDFVFHDEKEYKGVGGRVHLETIQLAYAWMHYNKSQEQGSVTEKILLDQAINRPLPIVHTRIEQFHQNSNMNKDVEAKILFTGPESINNVFEQELIMQFDQATSRIVIDHMYFHPSQVVFDTLVNAANRGIPVTLITNGYDKNSPMGHKAFGPRNRFNYIAFKNAVHKEYQENIDIYEFKVHKTTLHKKVIIVDDTIIAGSSNFGYKSLGPNSDHEINFIAKSASFAEQTLEAIKVDYRENYSKSTSKLTRMTIPELARTVIHSLSAFSIG; from the coding sequence ATGTTTATTAATAATATTAATAACAGTTCAGATTCATCTACAAATCAAAAAGAAACAAATAAGCAACAACCCTTTTTAGCTTACAAAACGTGCCTTTTTGTTTTAAAGGCTTTATTCCTTGCACCAGTATTCAAATTTATCTTTTCTATAAAAATTATACCAGCGGGCTCACTTGGAATCTTTAGTGGATCTGCTTCTTGTATTTATATACAACAATTCTTCTCAAATTCTGCTTCTACTATATCTTCTTTGTATAGAGGTAGAAAAACCATTTTTCCAGGTCTATCCAAAAAGCTTATGCAATCCATTCGACAGCCAATTGCACAAAATCAATTCAGTTCATGCAATGCAATTGCCTGCCAAAACACTATAGAATCTTTTGAATGGAAAAAAACACTTATTCAAGCAGCTGATCAGAACATTGTTTTATCTGGTAATTATTGTGGAGGGAAAGCGTTTGATGAACTTTTATCAATGATAAAAGATCAATTAGAAAAAAAATCTCAATTAAAAGTAGTAATCCTATCTTCTGATAAGTTTATTGATTCATCTAATCGTGAAAAAATTAATCATCTTATGATTGCTTATTCCGATAGATTCCAATTAATAGAGAGCTCTGATATATGGACAATTGGAGAAAAAGCAAAACTTTCAACTAATCATTCTAAAATCCTCTCTATTGACTATGGTAAATATTTTATACTAGGAGGAAGCGGAATAGAAGATAAATATGCTTATGATAATGGTCTAACTAATAAAAAAACTTTCTTTAGTCCACATAAAGCAGGATTGCTTCATAAGATTTTACCTCGCAGCTTTCGCGATCAAGATTTTGTCTTTCACGACGAAAAAGAATATAAAGGAGTTGGAGGTAGAGTTCATCTAGAGACAATTCAATTGGCTTACGCATGGATGCATTATAATAAGAGTCAAGAGCAGGGTAGCGTAACTGAAAAGATTCTTCTAGATCAAGCAATAAATCGACCTTTACCTATTGTTCATACAAGGATTGAGCAATTTCATCAAAATTCGAATATGAATAAAGATGTAGAAGCAAAAATCTTATTCACAGGGCCAGAGAGTATTAATAACGTTTTTGAACAAGAATTAATTATGCAATTTGATCAAGCAACTTCGCGCATTGTGATTGATCATATGTATTTTCACCCTTCTCAAGTAGTATTTGATACTTTGGTTAATGCAGCAAATCGTGGAATACCTGTTACTCTTATTACCAATGGATATGACAAGAATAGTCCAATGGGCCATAAAGCTTTTGGTCCTCGTAACCGATTTAATTATATTGCATTTAAAAATGCAGTGCATAAGGAATACCAAGAAAATATTGATATTTATGAATTCAAAGTACATAAAACCACTCTTCATAAAAAAGTGATTATCGTAGACGATACGATAATTGCAGGAAGCAGTAACTTTGGTTACAAAAGCTTAGGCCCAAATTCTGATCACGAAATCAATTTTATTGCAAAAAGCGCTTCCTTTGCAGAGCAAACCTTAGAAGCTATTAAAGTAGATTATCGAGAAAACTACTCTAAGTCAACCTCCAAATTAACAAGGATGACCATCCCCGAATTAGCACGTACGGTTATTCACTCTTTATCCGCTTTTTCGATTGGTTAA
- the gnd gene encoding decarboxylating NADP(+)-dependent phosphogluconate dehydrogenase — protein sequence MAEAKADLGLIGLAVMGQNLVLNMNDHGYRVAVFNRTTTKVTEFLSGLGETQVIGTYSLKELISSLKKPRKLLFMVKAGNPVDDLIDECLPLLEQGDIIIDGGNSHYPDTKRRVDFLQKKGILFIGAGISGGEEGARLGPSIMPGGNKEAWPILKPIFQNISAKATEDGLPCCEWIGEGGAGHYVKMVHNGIEYGDMQLIAEAYFLLKTFVSNDPEQLHDIFVEWNLGYLNGFLMEITAKIFLQKEQNGTLLLDHILDVANQKGTGKWTGVSALDLGVPVSLITEAVYARCLSSLKEERLQAQKSFPQAINSYTGTKKQLILDIKQALYASKIISYTQGFMLMRAAAKEMKWDLNYGSIALIWRAGCIIRSGFLNDIKKAYDIDADLPSLLFDAFFKKAIINAEVSWRKVIITSVQAGIPIPCFSSALAFFDGYRSGYLPANLIQAQRDFFGAHTYERIDKPRGQFFHTDWNKMEKSS from the coding sequence ATGGCAGAGGCTAAAGCTGATTTGGGATTAATAGGATTAGCTGTTATGGGGCAAAATCTCGTATTGAACATGAATGACCATGGCTATAGAGTTGCTGTATTTAATCGCACTACTACAAAGGTAACAGAATTTTTATCAGGCCTTGGAGAGACCCAAGTCATAGGGACGTATTCCTTAAAAGAACTGATCTCTAGTTTGAAAAAGCCGCGTAAATTATTATTCATGGTTAAGGCAGGTAATCCCGTTGACGACCTGATCGATGAATGTCTACCTCTTCTAGAACAAGGCGATATCATCATCGATGGAGGCAATAGCCACTATCCCGATACAAAGAGAAGAGTCGATTTTTTACAGAAAAAGGGAATTCTATTTATCGGTGCAGGAATTTCTGGAGGAGAAGAAGGAGCAAGACTTGGGCCTTCGATTATGCCAGGTGGTAATAAGGAAGCATGGCCCATTCTTAAACCAATTTTTCAGAACATTTCTGCAAAGGCAACAGAAGACGGTCTTCCTTGTTGTGAATGGATTGGAGAGGGGGGGGCTGGTCATTATGTGAAAATGGTACATAATGGGATTGAATATGGAGATATGCAACTGATTGCAGAGGCTTATTTTTTACTAAAGACATTTGTTAGTAATGATCCAGAACAACTACATGATATTTTCGTAGAGTGGAACCTGGGTTATTTAAATGGTTTTTTAATGGAAATTACAGCTAAAATCTTTTTGCAGAAAGAGCAAAATGGAACCCTGCTATTAGACCATATCCTAGATGTAGCAAATCAAAAAGGTACAGGGAAATGGACAGGCGTTAGCGCTTTAGATTTAGGAGTCCCTGTGAGCTTAATCACAGAGGCTGTTTATGCAAGATGCTTATCTTCTTTAAAAGAAGAACGGTTGCAAGCTCAGAAATCATTTCCTCAAGCCATAAATTCTTATACCGGTACAAAAAAGCAGTTAATCTTAGATATAAAACAAGCCCTATATGCCTCTAAGATTATCAGTTATACACAAGGCTTTATGCTGATGCGAGCCGCTGCTAAAGAGATGAAATGGGATCTTAATTACGGATCTATAGCGCTTATTTGGCGAGCTGGGTGTATTATTAGAAGTGGATTTTTAAATGATATTAAAAAAGCTTACGATATAGATGCAGATCTACCAAGCTTGCTTTTTGATGCCTTTTTTAAAAAGGCAATTATCAATGCCGAAGTTTCTTGGAGAAAGGTAATAATCACCTCTGTACAAGCTGGAATCCCTATTCCTTGTTTCAGTTCAGCGCTTGCATTTTTTGATGGTTATCGTAGTGGATATCTTCCAGCTAATCTCATTCAAGCCCAAAGAGACTTCTTTGGAGCGCATACATATGAAAGAATTGACAAACCGCGCGGACAGTTTTTTCATACCGATTGGAATAAGATGGAGAAAAGCTCTTAA
- a CDS encoding MFS transporter, which translates to MNAVPSNSRPIAWAVWIIASIFYAYQYILRVMPNIMLSDIMQQFDIGAATFGQFSGVYYIGYSFMHLPIGIMLDHYGPKKMMTACILCTLVGLLPLIFSEHWVYPIAGRFLIGVGSSAAILGVFKIIRMTFNEKLFPRMLSLSVTIGLIGAIYGGGPMSYMREVFGYQTVIQLFAVLGLLLAIITYWIVPDMKNRSQKTMFSDIKEVLSNKRVIWSCVFAGMMVGPLEGFADVWGTVFLKQAYGFDGRVAASIPSMIFMGMCFGAPVLSLIAERIGNLTTIIGSGVIMAVCFFLMLFWYLGPGILAVGFVLVGMCCAYQILAIYKASTYVREQVAGLTTAVANMIIMIFGYAFHASIGGIVNFMGGPDFSHALVYGVAVIPIALCLGVGGFILLLCSPGEKVQIQESQKSL; encoded by the coding sequence ATGAATGCAGTGCCTTCAAACTCTCGCCCAATTGCATGGGCAGTATGGATTATTGCATCTATCTTTTATGCATACCAATATATTTTAAGAGTAATGCCTAACATTATGTTGAGTGATATTATGCAGCAGTTTGATATTGGGGCAGCAACTTTTGGTCAATTTTCTGGGGTTTATTATATTGGTTACTCATTTATGCATTTACCAATTGGTATTATGTTGGACCACTATGGTCCAAAGAAAATGATGACTGCCTGTATACTTTGTACATTAGTAGGGTTACTGCCCCTTATTTTTTCTGAGCATTGGGTTTATCCGATTGCTGGGAGATTCTTAATAGGAGTTGGTTCTTCTGCAGCAATTTTAGGTGTCTTTAAAATCATTAGGATGACATTTAATGAAAAGTTATTTCCTCGTATGTTAAGTCTTTCTGTAACCATAGGTTTAATAGGCGCAATCTATGGAGGAGGGCCTATGAGCTATATGCGGGAGGTTTTTGGTTACCAAACAGTCATACAATTATTTGCTGTATTAGGATTATTATTAGCAATTATTACTTATTGGATCGTTCCAGATATGAAAAATCGCTCACAAAAAACAATGTTCTCTGATATTAAAGAAGTATTAAGCAATAAGAGAGTGATTTGGTCTTGTGTTTTTGCTGGGATGATGGTGGGTCCTTTAGAAGGATTTGCTGATGTATGGGGAACTGTATTTTTAAAGCAGGCCTATGGATTTGATGGGAGAGTGGCCGCTAGTATACCATCGATGATTTTTATGGGGATGTGCTTTGGAGCTCCTGTGCTAAGTTTGATTGCGGAGAGAATAGGCAATCTGACCACGATTATTGGATCTGGAGTAATAATGGCAGTTTGTTTCTTTCTTATGCTTTTTTGGTACTTAGGACCTGGCATCCTTGCTGTGGGCTTTGTTTTAGTGGGAATGTGCTGCGCTTATCAAATTTTAGCTATTTACAAAGCTTCAACTTATGTACGCGAGCAGGTGGCTGGATTAACTACAGCTGTCGCCAATATGATCATTATGATCTTTGGTTATGCTTTTCATGCCAGTATAGGCGGCATTGTTAATTTTATGGGAGGGCCCGACTTCTCTCATGCTCTCGTGTATGGCGTAGCTGTAATTCCCATAGCGCTTTGCTTAGGGGTTGGTGGATTCATCTTATTGCTTTGTTCTCCTGGAGAAAAAGTACAAATACAAGAAAGTCAAAAAAGCTTATGA
- a CDS encoding UDP-N-acetylmuramoyl-L-alanyl-D-glutamate--2,6-diaminopimelate ligase gives MERIKLKSLLKRLKIKTYKGVKDIEITGICANSKLVAPGNLFIAKKGLFHDGAEFISEAIAAGATAVLTDLYNPFLSDVVQIIHPDVNAIEALLAKEYYHLADEKLFLIGITGTNGKTTTACLIKHILDKLGSLCGLIGSIEWIIGKHHFPATHTTPDVLTNFKLFNDMALANCKSCVMEVSSHALDQGRVKEIEFDVAVFTNLDQDHLDYHMSIQNYLQAKLALFSQLNPLAHKGPKTAVINLDSVYAEEIMKNTRADLLTYGMDSRADLYAHQIKLTPEGIECFVHYQEEKAKLVSHLIGKHNLYNLLAAVGVGLSHGYCLKKIIYTLKSFNRVPGRLEKVTNSRGLHIFVDYAHTENALECVLSALREIKSGKLIVVFGCGGNRDRQKRAKMGSIAEKLADVVIVTTDNPRQEDPQVIVNDILKGCKNPNAILTILNRKEAIFSAIEKGSSKDIVLIAGKGHEIYQVFSQQSVVFDDRLVAKLACETAVFN, from the coding sequence ATGGAACGGATAAAATTAAAAAGTCTTCTTAAGCGTCTAAAAATTAAAACCTATAAAGGTGTTAAAGACATAGAGATTACAGGGATTTGTGCAAATTCTAAACTAGTAGCTCCTGGCAACTTATTTATTGCTAAAAAGGGTTTATTCCATGATGGAGCAGAGTTTATTTCAGAAGCAATAGCTGCTGGAGCTACTGCTGTTTTAACCGATTTATATAATCCTTTTCTATCTGATGTAGTGCAAATCATCCATCCTGATGTGAATGCAATAGAGGCTCTACTTGCAAAGGAGTATTATCATCTTGCTGATGAAAAGCTATTTCTAATAGGCATTACAGGCACAAACGGCAAGACAACAACAGCTTGTCTTATTAAACATATTTTAGATAAGCTTGGTAGTTTATGTGGATTGATTGGTTCTATCGAGTGGATTATTGGAAAGCATCATTTTCCTGCAACCCATACTACACCTGATGTCTTAACTAATTTCAAACTCTTTAATGATATGGCTCTTGCTAATTGTAAAAGTTGTGTAATGGAAGTGTCTTCACATGCTTTAGATCAAGGTCGGGTAAAGGAGATTGAATTTGATGTTGCTGTGTTTACAAATCTTGACCAGGATCATCTAGATTACCATATGTCTATACAAAACTATTTGCAAGCTAAGCTTGCGCTATTTTCACAACTCAATCCCTTGGCGCATAAAGGTCCAAAGACCGCTGTTATTAACCTAGATAGTGTTTATGCGGAAGAGATTATGAAAAATACTAGGGCTGATCTACTTACTTATGGTATGGATTCTAGAGCAGACCTATATGCACATCAAATAAAGTTAACTCCAGAAGGTATAGAATGCTTTGTTCATTACCAAGAAGAAAAGGCAAAACTAGTCTCTCATTTAATTGGTAAACATAATTTGTATAATCTTCTTGCTGCAGTAGGAGTTGGTTTATCTCACGGATATTGTTTGAAAAAAATTATATATACCCTAAAATCATTTAATCGGGTGCCAGGGCGTTTAGAAAAAGTAACTAATTCAAGAGGTCTTCACATTTTTGTAGATTATGCCCATACGGAGAATGCTCTCGAATGTGTATTATCGGCTCTTAGAGAGATAAAGTCGGGTAAATTAATCGTTGTATTTGGGTGTGGAGGCAATAGAGACCGTCAAAAAAGAGCTAAAATGGGCAGTATTGCAGAAAAATTAGCGGATGTTGTAATTGTAACTACAGATAATCCTAGGCAAGAAGATCCTCAAGTAATTGTAAATGATATTTTAAAAGGATGTAAAAATCCCAATGCCATATTAACGATTTTAAATCGTAAGGAGGCCATTTTTTCTGCAATAGAAAAAGGCTCTTCTAAAGATATTGTATTAATTGCAGGAAAAGGACATGAGATCTATCAGGTCTTTTCTCAACAGTCTGTGGTATTTGATGATCGTTTAGTTGCTAAGTTAGCTTGTGAAACTGCAGTTTTCAATTGA
- a CDS encoding peptidoglycan D,D-transpeptidase FtsI family protein, which translates to MLDSSPSPWLVAYKRLVWVFGGVFLLFSILILRFFHLQIIEGEKWEKMARTQHQLLITEPCKRGVFYSNTALKKGHPESLQTFVIDILKFHLYSDPKSIPSSHRKEITDKIADVCLLNKAEAEKLQEHLKLNTRSRKLAMWLSQKQKNTLQEWWFAFAKTHKIARNALFFIQDYQRSYPFGKLLGQVLHTVRQEKDQKSQKIIPTGGMELFFNTILQGKEGKRYILRSPRHSLETTEVIAEPENGADIHLTINHHLQALAEEEIYKAVKLANAKSGWAVLMEPHTGEVWALAQYPWFDPRDCQKYFNDENLIEHTKVKAITDPFEPGSTMKPLTVALALRANLELQRQGKSALFAPEEKIKVIGKTFPGRKKRPIRDVRSHSYLNMYMALQKSSNIYMAILVERIITELGEQWYRDALQDIFGFGLKTGIELPSESTGFLPVPGKKSKKGKTYWSVPTPYSMAFGHNIAANSLQMLRAYAILANGGKDVKPTLVRKITRKKKEGLEEVLFDNTTQERVKGFPRLLEQEVIGHVLKALKYVTKPGGSAAKADIYGYTEVGKSATSEKIVGGVYSKKNHISSFIGFAPVSSPRFVLLVVIDEPEYKYIPGVGRNQHGGRCAAPAFREIGLRTLEYLGIPPDDPHGYSPQDPRYDKEKGDWLKESRALLELYKKWNG; encoded by the coding sequence ATGTTAGATAGTAGTCCCTCGCCTTGGCTAGTAGCTTATAAGCGCCTAGTATGGGTTTTTGGAGGGGTTTTTCTCTTATTTTCTATACTTATTCTTCGATTTTTTCATCTGCAAATTATTGAGGGCGAGAAATGGGAGAAAATGGCTCGTACTCAACATCAATTGCTGATTACAGAGCCTTGTAAAAGAGGTGTATTTTATTCTAATACAGCTTTAAAAAAAGGACATCCAGAGAGCCTTCAAACTTTTGTTATCGATATTTTAAAATTTCATTTGTATTCTGATCCTAAATCCATTCCTAGTTCTCATCGAAAAGAAATTACAGATAAAATTGCTGATGTTTGCCTTTTAAATAAGGCAGAAGCTGAAAAGCTCCAGGAACACTTGAAACTCAATACCCGTTCGCGAAAACTTGCTATGTGGTTGAGTCAAAAACAAAAAAATACGCTTCAAGAATGGTGGTTTGCTTTTGCTAAAACACATAAAATTGCCCGAAATGCACTTTTTTTTATTCAAGATTATCAACGCTCTTATCCTTTTGGAAAACTACTAGGCCAAGTTTTGCATACAGTCAGACAAGAAAAAGATCAAAAAAGTCAGAAAATTATACCAACTGGTGGTATGGAGTTGTTTTTTAACACCATTTTACAAGGCAAAGAGGGGAAGCGTTATATTTTACGCTCTCCCCGTCATTCTTTAGAGACAACAGAGGTCATCGCAGAACCAGAAAATGGAGCGGATATACATTTAACCATTAATCACCATTTACAAGCTCTAGCAGAAGAAGAAATTTATAAGGCTGTAAAGCTTGCTAATGCAAAGAGTGGATGGGCTGTTTTAATGGAACCGCATACGGGAGAAGTTTGGGCCTTAGCGCAGTATCCGTGGTTTGACCCTCGAGATTGTCAAAAGTATTTTAATGATGAAAATCTGATAGAGCATACAAAAGTAAAAGCTATTACAGATCCTTTTGAGCCTGGTTCAACAATGAAGCCATTAACAGTGGCACTAGCCCTTAGAGCTAATTTAGAATTACAAAGACAAGGCAAATCTGCTTTATTTGCGCCGGAGGAAAAAATCAAAGTGATAGGCAAGACTTTTCCTGGACGTAAAAAAAGACCTATTCGTGACGTGCGCTCTCATTCTTATTTGAATATGTATATGGCGCTGCAAAAGTCTTCAAATATTTATATGGCTATTTTAGTGGAAAGGATAATTACAGAGCTTGGAGAGCAGTGGTATAGAGATGCTCTACAAGATATTTTTGGCTTTGGTCTAAAAACGGGGATTGAGCTTCCTTCTGAGAGTACAGGATTTCTGCCTGTACCTGGAAAAAAGTCAAAAAAAGGAAAAACATACTGGTCTGTTCCCACACCTTATTCCATGGCTTTTGGTCATAATATTGCTGCGAATAGTCTACAAATGTTACGAGCCTATGCTATTTTGGCTAATGGAGGAAAAGATGTAAAACCCACTTTAGTACGTAAAATTACTCGAAAAAAAAAAGAAGGCTTAGAAGAAGTTCTTTTTGACAATACAACTCAGGAAAGAGTAAAAGGTTTTCCTAGGTTATTAGAACAAGAGGTTATAGGACATGTTTTAAAAGCTTTAAAATATGTGACAAAACCAGGAGGCTCTGCTGCTAAAGCAGATATTTATGGATATACCGAAGTGGGAAAATCAGCAACTTCTGAGAAAATTGTAGGCGGGGTGTATTCCAAAAAGAATCATATCTCTTCTTTTATTGGATTTGCTCCTGTTTCTTCTCCTCGCTTTGTGCTTTTGGTTGTGATTGATGAACCTGAATACAAATATATTCCCGGAGTAGGAAGAAACCAGCATGGAGGTAGATGTGCAGCTCCTGCTTTTAGAGAGATTGGACTGCGCACATTAGAATATCTTGGTATACCCCCAGACGATCCCCATGGGTATTCTCCTCAAGATCCTAGATATGATAAAGAAAAAGGGGATTGGCTAAAAGAGAGTCGAGCTTTACTGGAATTATATAAAAAATGGAACGGATAA
- a CDS encoding ankyrin repeat domain-containing protein, with translation MSIQFTSEYLLLNPPKRIAALLIQPYALGYSYLTCTMHTRFEDKSCKKVLSAFIGTSLLILIASTIMYVALKVLCSYNHQAAETDRVPHTSNFQNFDKIIYIQNIEKIRKEAHTATKKIRDSLIKKGIQDFINEINGTAQQLIETLSDIDFCHSLTENVQYELLHIKEQVQHLVNTQGEESISASSQPIVISEDALNWVQEISNAARSSDKNKFEILLEKGKKSEFINLKFPRFFNGTLFHHLSKMDRAKDYLSLLIFAGIDPSLQDNWGNTGLIWAIANARNTNASLILQELGPGSYLDIQCFLHQNTALHLAIAKGYKKLSKHKEPLEVSNLELVNILLDLKANPNLQTKEGYTPLHLACLRRDYAMISALLNAGASPDIKDNEGQTPKDLITIGYRQSSKVLEDICNIYLLDEEEYEANLERIKNIFKNI, from the coding sequence GTGTCTATTCAGTTCACTAGCGAATATTTGTTGCTCAACCCACCCAAGCGCATAGCAGCTCTTTTAATCCAACCTTATGCTCTGGGTTATTCTTATTTAACTTGTACAATGCATACAAGATTTGAGGATAAATCCTGCAAAAAAGTCTTATCTGCATTCATAGGAACAAGCCTGCTCATTCTTATAGCTAGTACGATCATGTATGTTGCTCTAAAAGTTTTATGTTCTTATAACCACCAAGCTGCAGAAACTGACCGGGTACCTCATACCTCAAATTTCCAAAATTTTGATAAAATTATTTATATTCAGAATATAGAAAAAATCAGAAAAGAAGCGCATACTGCGACAAAAAAAATTAGAGACTCCTTAATCAAAAAAGGTATCCAGGATTTCATAAATGAAATCAACGGAACTGCACAACAATTGATAGAAACTCTATCCGATATTGATTTTTGCCACAGTCTCACAGAAAATGTACAGTACGAGTTGCTCCATATCAAGGAACAAGTTCAGCATTTAGTCAATACTCAAGGGGAAGAGTCCATATCTGCCTCTTCACAACCCATAGTAATATCAGAAGATGCTTTAAATTGGGTTCAAGAAATTTCTAATGCAGCAAGATCAAGTGACAAAAATAAATTCGAAATTCTTTTAGAAAAGGGAAAAAAGAGTGAGTTCATTAACCTTAAGTTTCCACGCTTTTTTAATGGAACTCTCTTTCATCATCTTTCAAAAATGGATCGAGCTAAAGACTATCTTAGTCTACTTATCTTTGCTGGTATAGATCCATCATTACAAGATAATTGGGGTAATACGGGATTAATATGGGCAATAGCCAACGCGCGCAATACTAATGCATCATTAATTTTACAGGAACTAGGTCCAGGATCTTATTTAGATATCCAATGCTTTCTACATCAAAATACTGCTCTACATTTAGCTATTGCTAAAGGATACAAAAAACTAAGCAAACATAAAGAACCCCTTGAAGTTTCCAATCTTGAACTTGTCAATATCCTTCTAGATTTGAAAGCCAATCCCAACTTACAAACCAAGGAAGGTTACACTCCTTTACACCTAGCATGTTTAAGAAGAGATTATGCTATGATTTCTGCCTTATTAAATGCAGGGGCTAGTCCTGATATTAAGGATAATGAAGGACAGACACCAAAGGATCTAATAACCATTGGCTATAGACAATCCTCAAAAGTTCTCGAAGACATTTGTAACATTTATCTGTTGGATGAAGAAGAATACGAAGCTAATTTAGAGAGAATTAAAAATATTTTTAAAAATATCTAA